The Bdellovibrionota bacterium genome includes a region encoding these proteins:
- the fliF gene encoding flagellar basal-body MS-ring/collar protein FliF, with product MTKLWSSLIVQFKNFYKNLTPTKRMSMIASLGIVLAAITIVSVMMSSTSFVPMMKDVSSESLPLVIEKLKSKNIPFKVEEGGKTISVPPEHVYTTQMALMTELGTSHVGNIGLELFDKQDLGATSYVQRINYQRALQGELMRAINSLDAVKKSKVLLALPPKKTFLEEAGKTTASVTVDLHPGKTLSEDQVRGITNLVASSVENLIPENVTVVDSRGKVLSKNNGDSVSAMSLEMMELKEKTERQLESRIEGILTRVVGQGKVIAKVNADINSRDVVSVEEIIDPDKTAVKSTITEDEKLNGNRRNPTGVPGARANLPGAEEGQQVAFNQDVSKEYKTINYDVPKTVRNIKEAPGAIERISISVVVDGVMENIKKEDGTFEKQYKQRSPEELQKYASLVRGAIGFSEKRGDTFTIENMPFEQENFEEAEQILNSLERRKLFSYMLKWGIIGLAFLLFFFVVVRPFMRWITDNFQESVEELLPKTIEELEELQSVDNTLPGMSAALPTLEESIDPDKAESELLKDRILGLVGSNNKKAADALGLWLVRRDS from the coding sequence ATGACAAAATTATGGTCGAGCTTAATTGTTCAATTTAAAAATTTTTACAAGAATCTAACGCCGACAAAGCGAATGTCGATGATTGCATCTCTCGGGATCGTGTTGGCAGCAATCACGATTGTATCGGTGATGATGTCGAGCACTAGTTTTGTACCGATGATGAAGGATGTTTCTTCAGAAAGTTTACCTCTCGTCATTGAAAAATTAAAATCTAAGAATATCCCCTTCAAAGTCGAAGAAGGCGGAAAAACAATTTCCGTGCCACCGGAGCATGTTTACACAACTCAAATGGCATTGATGACAGAGCTTGGAACAAGTCATGTTGGCAATATTGGTTTAGAATTATTTGATAAGCAAGATCTAGGCGCTACAAGTTACGTTCAAAGAATCAATTACCAACGAGCACTCCAAGGTGAATTGATGAGAGCTATCAATAGTCTGGATGCAGTTAAAAAATCAAAAGTTCTTTTAGCTCTTCCTCCAAAGAAAACTTTTCTAGAGGAAGCAGGAAAAACAACAGCTTCTGTAACAGTGGATCTGCACCCTGGAAAAACTCTCTCTGAAGATCAAGTTCGAGGCATCACAAACTTGGTGGCATCGTCTGTTGAGAATCTAATTCCAGAAAATGTAACGGTTGTAGATTCAAGAGGAAAGGTACTTTCTAAAAACAATGGTGATTCAGTTTCTGCAATGTCTCTAGAGATGATGGAGCTGAAAGAAAAAACCGAAAGACAATTAGAGAGTCGAATCGAAGGAATTTTAACTCGTGTCGTGGGCCAAGGAAAAGTGATCGCAAAAGTAAATGCGGATATCAATAGCCGTGATGTAGTATCGGTAGAAGAAATCATTGACCCCGATAAGACAGCAGTAAAATCTACAATTACCGAAGATGAAAAATTAAATGGCAACAGGAGAAATCCAACGGGTGTGCCAGGAGCCAGAGCCAATCTTCCTGGAGCGGAAGAAGGTCAGCAAGTGGCCTTCAACCAAGATGTTTCTAAAGAATATAAAACAATCAATTACGATGTACCAAAAACGGTTAGAAATATAAAAGAAGCCCCGGGAGCTATCGAGAGAATCAGTATCTCTGTTGTTGTTGATGGCGTAATGGAAAATATTAAAAAAGAAGATGGCACTTTCGAAAAGCAATATAAACAAAGATCGCCAGAAGAGCTTCAGAAATATGCTTCCTTAGTTCGTGGAGCAATCGGCTTTAGCGAAAAGCGCGGCGATACATTCACGATCGAGAACATGCCATTTGAGCAAGAAAATTTTGAAGAGGCAGAGCAAATTCTCAACTCACTTGAGAGAAGAAAGTTATTCTCTTACATGTTAAAATGGGGAATCATAGGTTTAGCCTTCCTATTGTTCTTCTTTGTTGTGGTGCGACCATTCATGAGATGGATTACGGATAATTTCCAAGAATCTGTGGAAGAATTGTTACCGAAGACAATTGAAGAGTTAGAAGAATTGCAATCTGTCGATAATACTTTGCCAGGCATGTCTGCAGCGCTCCCTACGCTTGAGGAATCTATTGATCCTGATAAAGCTGAAAGTGAATTATTGAAAGATAGAATTCTTGGATTGGTTGGAAGCAATAACAAGAAAGCAGCTGATGCTCTTGGTCTGTGGCTTGTAAGGAGAGATTCGTGA